A portion of the Bosea sp. NBC_00550 genome contains these proteins:
- a CDS encoding Crp/Fnr family transcriptional regulator translates to MGKEEYISELIQKLETTQPLGEEEQRLLRQLPLNIRHYEAGQDIVREGELAKQCCLVIGGLVCRYKIVGEGQRQIISLHLPGDIPDIHSLVLPRMDHNLGTLTSVTVGFIPHEPVRALTRSSFRIAEAFWRETLIEASIYREWMVGIGKRPAASRIAHFLCEFITKMKAIGLSDGITCNLPMTQTEIADSLGLSTVHMNKQLRKIRETGLVRIRASRITVLNWSGLCELAEFDADYLHLREQTPS, encoded by the coding sequence ATGGGCAAAGAGGAATACATTAGCGAACTCATCCAAAAGCTCGAAACGACACAGCCGCTAGGGGAGGAAGAGCAGCGACTGCTTCGCCAACTGCCCCTGAACATCCGGCACTACGAGGCGGGGCAGGATATTGTCCGCGAAGGTGAACTCGCCAAGCAATGCTGCCTCGTTATCGGCGGGCTCGTGTGTCGTTATAAAATTGTCGGGGAGGGGCAGCGGCAAATCATATCGCTCCATCTTCCGGGAGACATCCCCGACATCCATTCGCTGGTACTCCCACGGATGGATCACAATCTGGGAACCCTCACTTCTGTAACGGTGGGTTTCATCCCGCATGAACCGGTCAGAGCGCTCACCCGCAGCTCCTTTCGCATTGCAGAGGCATTCTGGCGCGAGACGTTGATAGAGGCTTCGATCTATCGTGAATGGATGGTCGGGATTGGGAAGCGCCCCGCTGCAAGCCGCATTGCCCACTTCCTGTGTGAATTCATCACGAAGATGAAAGCCATCGGCCTGTCAGACGGCATAACCTGCAATCTGCCCATGACCCAGACGGAAATCGCCGATTCACTGGGCCTGTCGACCGTCCATATGAACAAGCAGCTGCGGAAAATTCGCGAAACCGGCCTGGTTCGTATCCGGGCGAGCCGTATCACGGTTCTGAATTGGTCGGGTCTCTGCGAGTTGGCGGAATTTGACGCGGACTACCTGCATTTGCGGGAACAGACGCCCAGTTAA
- a CDS encoding DUF6894 family protein produces MPQYFFHTQDGVKIDIDDEGTDLPNDAAAMLKISGRSPYFIACCDRKYFASNFERPTRH; encoded by the coding sequence ATGCCCCAGTATTTCTTTCATACTCAAGACGGTGTTAAAATAGACATCGACGATGAGGGTACTGACTTACCCAATGACGCGGCCGCAATGTTAAAAATTTCCGGACGGTCACCATATTTTATTGCATGTTGCGATCGTAAATATTTCGCATCGAATTTTGAACGGCCAACCCGGCATTAG